The proteins below come from a single Thermopolyspora flexuosa genomic window:
- a CDS encoding CHAT domain-containing protein, with protein MAHVPSARERSLAVLTRALEEIEGGRPPAEVLTAEVLGHAERLTTALGDAPEDAPANLVAGWIHWHHAVGGGGEESLGRAVTAFAPCLVYGVGPLPEPLLPDIADHAAVLAYDLLAQVLGSPGPETLRPVTEAWRRIVAATPPDEPERPVRLCNLGIALRNLAEWSPREPDLITRAVAALDEAVRTAGDPVPRATYRSNLADALLFRFERDGDVDDLNRAVDAAREAVRDLPDDDHAWATVHGVLAAALQLRHDRTWNAEDLDEAIEVLERIVRRAPAAMHLANLGTALRTRYQRFGRPTDLARMIEVGEQAVAATPAGHHKLGARLSTLALALRTRFEVNGDRVDLDRAVELGEQAVDATPAGHPDRPGMLSNLGLSLRMRFELAGERDDLDRALRLGAQAVAAAEEGHADRAMYLANLAAAWQRRFEATRNPEDLDRALAACDEAAHAAPDDHPDHGVIQANRCVMLMRRYELYGELADLDQAIGFGERAVRATPPGHLNQASVYATVGAAVYHRFERTADERDIDRAVFLLREAEEHTGPDHPDMPTIRANLASALWLRYTVRGEAADLEEALRAAERAVKATPADHPERARRLAALALALRARFERTGDRESIDRAVALGEQALAAVPTEHPTRANLATGLGGSLMARFARFGTAGDLERAREVCTAAAAVPGAPVRHLLQARRGEGQAALALGDGPGALAAFEAAVGMLPQLVPGYLRRGDREHGLGTVAGLGAEAAAAAVAAGRPERAVELLERTRGVLAAEVMAADEGVAELAAKAPDLVAEFRRIRAERDRLDHEAASPSDLPSSPRLRRASALMYERTRRLGAERRRLAAEWDNLIARIRRRPGLAGFLHPPSFAEIGAAAADGPVVAVCATPLGGLALLLTADDDRPAVRALPLPEATERKCRDRADRLSAAFTILGDRKASDEEKNAARDEANEVLGWLWDAITGPILDTLAAGGWQGGRLWWCPVGLTARLPLHAAGRAGAPGALDRVVSSYTPTIQALARSRARRTADTDEAPAATALVVAMSRTPNHPALDAASYEAERVRELVRNVTVLRDTEATGQAVLRELARHRIAHFACHSVSDRADPAKGRLLLHDHTTSPLTVAEIMRTRLPRNAELAYLSACRTADAGPRLADEAIHLTGAFQLAGYRHVIGTLWPVYDLISAIVAENVYRRLTRDGTTPPDTNTTASALRAAIRDLRETHPSRPDLWAGYVHVGP; from the coding sequence ATGGCGCACGTGCCGTCGGCGAGGGAGCGGTCGCTCGCCGTACTGACCCGGGCTCTGGAGGAGATCGAGGGCGGGCGGCCTCCGGCCGAGGTCCTCACGGCCGAGGTGCTCGGCCACGCCGAACGGCTGACGACGGCCCTCGGTGACGCGCCCGAGGACGCGCCGGCCAACCTCGTCGCCGGATGGATTCACTGGCACCACGCGGTCGGCGGCGGCGGTGAGGAGAGCCTGGGCAGGGCCGTCACCGCCTTCGCCCCGTGCCTGGTGTACGGCGTCGGGCCGTTGCCCGAGCCGCTGCTGCCCGACATCGCGGACCATGCCGCGGTCCTCGCCTACGACCTGCTGGCCCAGGTGCTCGGCTCCCCCGGCCCCGAGACGTTGCGGCCGGTCACCGAGGCGTGGCGGCGCATCGTGGCCGCCACCCCGCCGGACGAGCCGGAACGCCCGGTACGGCTGTGCAACCTCGGCATCGCCCTGCGCAACCTGGCCGAGTGGAGTCCCCGCGAGCCGGACCTCATCACCCGGGCCGTCGCGGCGCTGGACGAGGCCGTGCGCACGGCCGGCGATCCCGTGCCGCGGGCGACGTACCGGTCGAACCTCGCCGACGCGCTGCTGTTCCGGTTCGAGCGGGACGGGGACGTCGACGACCTGAACCGGGCCGTGGACGCGGCCCGGGAGGCGGTGCGCGACCTCCCCGACGATGACCACGCGTGGGCCACGGTCCACGGCGTGCTCGCGGCGGCGCTGCAGCTGCGGCACGACCGTACCTGGAACGCCGAGGACCTGGACGAGGCGATCGAGGTCCTGGAGCGGATCGTACGGCGAGCCCCGGCGGCCATGCACCTGGCGAACCTCGGCACTGCGTTACGCACCCGCTACCAGCGCTTCGGCCGCCCCACGGACCTGGCCCGAATGATCGAGGTCGGTGAGCAGGCCGTCGCGGCGACCCCGGCCGGGCACCACAAACTCGGGGCCCGCCTGTCCACGCTCGCCTTGGCGTTGCGGACCCGGTTCGAGGTCAACGGAGACCGAGTAGACCTGGACCGGGCGGTCGAGCTGGGCGAACAGGCGGTCGACGCCACCCCGGCCGGGCACCCCGACCGGCCGGGCATGCTGTCGAACCTCGGCCTGAGCCTTCGCATGCGGTTCGAGCTGGCCGGGGAACGGGATGACCTCGACCGCGCGCTCCGGCTAGGCGCGCAGGCGGTGGCGGCGGCCGAGGAGGGGCACGCCGACCGCGCGATGTATTTGGCGAACCTCGCCGCCGCCTGGCAGCGCCGGTTCGAGGCGACCCGGAACCCGGAGGACCTGGACAGGGCGCTCGCAGCCTGCGACGAGGCGGCGCACGCCGCACCCGACGACCACCCCGACCACGGGGTGATCCAGGCGAACCGGTGCGTCATGCTGATGCGCCGGTACGAGCTGTACGGGGAACTGGCGGACCTGGATCAGGCGATCGGGTTCGGCGAGCGGGCGGTGCGGGCCACCCCGCCCGGCCACCTCAACCAGGCGTCTGTGTACGCCACGGTCGGCGCCGCCGTGTACCACCGGTTCGAGCGCACGGCGGACGAACGCGACATCGACCGCGCGGTCTTCCTGCTACGCGAGGCGGAGGAGCACACCGGTCCCGACCATCCCGACATGCCGACCATCCGGGCGAACCTCGCCTCCGCCCTCTGGCTGCGCTACACGGTCCGCGGGGAGGCCGCGGACCTGGAGGAGGCCCTACGCGCGGCCGAGCGGGCGGTGAAGGCCACCCCCGCCGACCATCCCGAACGTGCGCGCCGCCTCGCCGCCCTCGCGCTGGCGCTGCGCGCCCGTTTCGAGCGGACGGGGGATCGGGAGTCGATCGACCGTGCGGTCGCCCTCGGCGAGCAGGCCCTGGCCGCGGTCCCCACGGAACACCCCACCCGGGCGAACCTCGCCACCGGGCTCGGCGGCTCGCTGATGGCCCGGTTCGCGAGGTTCGGCACTGCCGGGGACCTGGAGCGGGCCCGCGAGGTCTGCACCGCGGCCGCCGCCGTGCCGGGCGCGCCGGTGCGGCACCTGCTCCAGGCCCGGCGCGGTGAGGGGCAGGCGGCGCTGGCGCTCGGCGACGGGCCGGGCGCGCTGGCCGCTTTCGAGGCCGCCGTCGGGATGCTGCCCCAGCTCGTGCCGGGGTACCTGCGCCGCGGCGACCGTGAGCACGGCCTCGGGACCGTGGCCGGTCTGGGCGCCGAGGCCGCTGCGGCGGCGGTCGCGGCGGGGCGGCCCGAGCGGGCCGTGGAGCTGCTGGAGCGGACGCGCGGAGTGCTCGCCGCCGAGGTGATGGCGGCCGACGAGGGCGTGGCGGAGCTTGCCGCCAAGGCACCCGACCTGGTCGCGGAGTTCCGGCGCATCCGGGCCGAACGCGACCGGCTCGACCACGAGGCGGCAAGCCCTTCCGATCTGCCCTCGTCCCCGAGACTTCGGCGCGCCAGTGCACTGATGTACGAGCGGACCCGTCGGCTCGGGGCGGAGCGGCGCCGTCTCGCCGCGGAATGGGACAACCTGATCGCGCGCATCCGCAGACGGCCGGGCCTCGCCGGCTTCCTCCACCCGCCGTCGTTCGCGGAGATCGGCGCCGCTGCCGCCGACGGCCCGGTCGTCGCCGTCTGCGCCACCCCGCTCGGCGGCCTCGCCCTGCTGCTCACGGCCGACGATGACCGCCCCGCCGTACGTGCGCTGCCGCTGCCCGAGGCGACCGAGCGGAAGTGTCGTGACCGGGCGGACCGGCTGTCGGCCGCGTTCACGATCCTTGGTGACCGCAAAGCCTCGGACGAGGAGAAGAACGCCGCCCGCGACGAGGCCAATGAGGTGCTCGGGTGGCTGTGGGACGCGATCACCGGGCCGATCCTCGACACCCTCGCCGCGGGCGGATGGCAGGGTGGCCGCCTGTGGTGGTGCCCTGTGGGCCTGACGGCCCGGCTACCACTGCACGCCGCGGGCCGCGCGGGCGCCCCGGGGGCCTTGGACCGGGTGGTCTCCTCCTACACGCCGACGATCCAGGCCCTCGCGCGTTCCCGTGCTCGCCGTACGGCCGACACCGACGAAGCCCCCGCGGCGACGGCGCTCGTGGTCGCGATGAGCCGCACTCCGAACCACCCAGCGCTGGATGCCGCGTCGTACGAGGCCGAAAGGGTGAGGGAGCTCGTCCGGAACGTGACGGTGCTCCGCGACACGGAGGCAACCGGGCAGGCGGTGCTACGCGAACTCGCCAGGCACCGCATCGCGCATTTCGCCTGCCACTCGGTCAGTGACAGGGCCGATCCTGCCAAAGGGCGACTGTTGCTGCACGACCACACGACATCGCCGCTGACGGTGGCGGAGATCATGCGGACGCGCCTGCCCAGGAACGCCGAACTCGCCTACCTGTCCGCGTGCCGTACCGCCGATGCCGGTCCACGTCTGGCGGATGAGGCCATCCACCTGACCGGTGCCTTCCAGCTCGCCGGATACCGTCATGTGATCGGAACGCTGTGGCCGGTCTACGACCTCATCTCGGCGATCGTGGCCGAGAACGTCTATCGGCGACTCACCCGGGACGGCACCACCCCACCGGACACCAACACCACCGCGTCGGCACTGCGCGCGGCGATCCGGGATCTGCGCGAGACACATCCGAGCCGACCGGATCTGTGGGCCGGATACGTGCATGTGGGGCCGTGA
- a CDS encoding SPW repeat protein — MRGHPDIVEMRERYDLAGSQPGMQVVDGLTLLSGLYLALSPWIVGFTDRTGITINNLVTGLVVAGLALAFTAAFGRTHGLAWVLPVIGIWTIIAPWVIRGDQSTAGSIWSNVLVGLLITALGVAALTAQRTVRT, encoded by the coding sequence ATGCGAGGCCATCCCGACATCGTCGAGATGCGGGAGCGGTACGACCTCGCCGGGTCGCAGCCCGGCATGCAGGTGGTGGACGGCCTGACCCTGCTGAGCGGCCTCTACCTGGCGCTCTCGCCGTGGATCGTGGGCTTCACCGACCGGACCGGGATCACCATCAACAACCTGGTCACCGGTCTGGTGGTGGCAGGGCTCGCCCTCGCGTTCACCGCCGCCTTCGGCCGTACCCACGGGCTCGCCTGGGTCCTGCCGGTCATCGGCATCTGGACGATCATCGCGCCCTGGGTGATCCGGGGCGACCAGTCCACGGCGGGCTCGATCTGGAGCAACGTGCTGGTCGGCCTCCTCATCACCGCCCTAGGCGTCGCCGCCCTGACGGCGCAACGGACCGTGCGGACCTAG
- a CDS encoding hemerythrin domain-containing protein has translation MGTTRTKPETMGESDVIDLLQRQHALIRNLFDEVERTTGDERREAFQRLVRLLAVHETAEEEIVHPYARRVLPGGVEVVDERLEEERQAKELLQQMDEAGVDDPNFMTNLERLRLDVLAHARAEERYEFVQLRAHTTEAERRSMAAGVKAAEAMAPTHPHPGVESATKNLLVGTPMAIFDRVRDVVRKAMGKQP, from the coding sequence ATGGGAACGACCCGGACCAAGCCGGAGACGATGGGCGAGAGCGACGTGATCGATCTCCTCCAACGTCAGCACGCCCTGATCAGGAACCTGTTCGACGAGGTGGAACGCACCACGGGTGACGAGCGGCGGGAGGCCTTCCAGCGCCTGGTGCGGCTGCTCGCCGTACACGAGACCGCCGAAGAGGAGATCGTGCACCCGTACGCCCGGCGCGTCCTGCCCGGCGGCGTCGAGGTCGTGGACGAGCGCCTGGAGGAGGAGCGCCAGGCCAAGGAGCTCCTCCAGCAGATGGACGAGGCCGGCGTCGACGACCCGAACTTCATGACCAACCTGGAACGGCTCCGCCTCGACGTGCTCGCCCACGCCCGGGCCGAGGAGCGGTACGAGTTCGTGCAGCTCCGCGCGCACACCACCGAGGCGGAGCGGCGCTCGATGGCCGCAGGCGTGAAGGCCGCCGAGGCGATGGCCCCGACCCACCCGCACCCCGGCGTCGAGTCGGCCACCAAGAACCTGCTCGTCGGCACCCCGATGGCGATCTTCGACCGGGTCCGCGACGTCGTTCGCAAGGCCATGGGCAAGCAGCCGTGA
- a CDS encoding luciferase family protein: MAPYVEQAIANLREWPDVRMREAGEDEVVFTAGGTPVVRLTRDGLAALHLTRPVIERLSGSLCASGLFLSLAEEGWVAMRVQTAADFDLLLALVSLAIKANM; the protein is encoded by the coding sequence ATGGCTCCCTATGTGGAGCAGGCCATCGCGAATCTCCGGGAATGGCCCGACGTGAGGATGCGCGAGGCCGGTGAGGACGAGGTGGTGTTCACCGCGGGCGGCACCCCGGTCGTCCGGCTGACCCGCGACGGCCTCGCCGCGCTGCACCTCACCCGGCCGGTGATCGAGCGGCTGTCCGGCTCGCTCTGCGCGTCCGGGCTGTTCCTCTCCCTGGCGGAGGAGGGCTGGGTCGCGATGCGCGTGCAGACCGCCGCCGATTTCGACCTGCTTCTCGCGCTCGTCAGCCTCGCCATCAAGGCGAACATGTGA
- a CDS encoding VOC family protein: protein MGITYAEIGCRNLSASLDFYRGMLGLRPLADPPGPTPPGVAWLDAGPAGIRLVERPDGDLAGGEGDDLQRGIRHVGFRVGSVPRYAERLADAGVEFTLGPFQAPGDVWIAFFRDPDGANLEIIDRHLTYTTVVSPDLAEEERRAAARRGPDAGPSFDHVAITVADLDRTLAFYRDRLGYRVIGGLDQPGDPRGFRIHFLRAGAAVLEIFSFTAPTTDNPWDPDRPRVGLRRIGIGPYGTAADAADPAELAARLREAGATPVPGHDDLVTDPDGVPLCAHVPRPQASAEA from the coding sequence TTGGGCATCACGTACGCCGAAATCGGCTGCCGGAACCTGTCCGCGTCGCTCGACTTCTACCGCGGCATGCTCGGCCTGCGCCCGCTGGCCGACCCGCCCGGCCCCACGCCCCCGGGCGTGGCCTGGCTCGACGCGGGCCCGGCCGGGATCCGGCTGGTCGAGCGGCCCGACGGCGATCTGGCCGGCGGGGAGGGCGACGACCTGCAGCGCGGCATCCGCCACGTCGGCTTCCGGGTGGGCAGCGTGCCGCGGTACGCCGAACGGCTCGCCGACGCGGGCGTCGAGTTCACCCTCGGCCCGTTCCAGGCCCCCGGCGACGTGTGGATCGCGTTCTTCCGCGACCCCGACGGCGCCAACCTGGAGATCATCGACCGGCACCTGACGTACACCACGGTCGTCTCCCCGGACCTCGCCGAGGAGGAGCGCCGCGCCGCCGCCCGCCGCGGCCCCGACGCCGGGCCGTCCTTCGACCACGTCGCGATCACCGTGGCCGACCTCGACCGCACCCTCGCGTTCTACCGCGACCGCCTCGGCTACCGGGTGATCGGCGGCCTCGACCAGCCGGGCGACCCGCGGGGCTTCCGCATCCACTTCCTGCGGGCGGGCGCCGCGGTCCTGGAGATCTTCAGCTTCACCGCCCCCACCACGGACAACCCGTGGGACCCCGACCGCCCCCGGGTCGGCCTGCGCCGCATCGGCATCGGCCCGTACGGCACGGCCGCCGACGCCGCGGACCCGGCCGAGCTGGCGGCCCGGCTCCGCGAGGCCGGGGCCACGCCGGTCCCGGGCCACGACGACCTCGTCACCGACCCCGACGGCGTGCCGCTGTGCGCGCACGTGCCCCGGCCGCAGGCGTCCGCCGAGGCGTGA
- a CDS encoding cytochrome c oxidase assembly protein: MASRGTGTARPAYGGAIVAAGVGVLALGLWFGGGRPRPTIPGLPSPGPVTLWGLPLVRLVLDVCAAMTVGLLVTAVVLALGRDEHERTRIARGARWWAAAWAAGAALTFALTLSDFLGLPVQEALASETLVAFALQIPQGRAFLLVTGLAAVVAAACAALHRLPSPGTVRVAALVLAVFALLPPAYVGHSATAADHNLAVSSLMLHVVAVAVWTGGLAGLLSCLRNAPDLDGPVRRFSALALGCFVAAAVSGLYNAWIRLDPPSMLWESRYGLLVLAKLAALAVLGWFGARHRRRTIALLTADSATGTAATGPGTGAAEPVPDGRAKATGGGPAALSPDPPPHASAGPGARTAPGTPGTARARRPFLRLAAGEVVVMAAVFGLAVALSRTPPPDTGEVYGQEGLLGYALRPFTALNLLVEARPDPLVLLPLLGAAIAYLVGVRRLARAGHPWPAGRTAAWLAGLVLLAYALAGGVGAYAPAMFSVAAVQYAVAGVVAPALLAFGAPLTLALAATSAPAAPFRGLPRAVETAPLLRVLAHPAVALAVHAVPYLVLFPLGGFGVVQPDHAWRLLTQVVLAGTGVVFFAVVAGVDPLPRPVPLYTRLRLLGFALAAHAGCALYVLAGPIMAASWYGNLALSWAPVRDLDQRVGALLGLGLTTAALAALIVTLLLWRHAARRRLRRSARTPVPG, encoded by the coding sequence ATGGCATCTCGTGGCACGGGTACGGCACGGCCCGCGTACGGCGGGGCCATCGTCGCGGCCGGGGTCGGCGTGCTCGCCCTCGGCCTGTGGTTCGGCGGCGGCAGGCCGCGGCCGACCATCCCCGGGCTTCCGTCGCCCGGCCCGGTGACGCTGTGGGGGCTGCCCCTGGTGCGGCTCGTGCTCGATGTGTGCGCGGCGATGACCGTGGGGCTGCTCGTCACCGCGGTCGTGCTCGCGCTCGGGCGCGACGAGCACGAGCGCACCCGGATCGCGCGCGGGGCGCGCTGGTGGGCGGCGGCCTGGGCGGCCGGCGCGGCGCTGACGTTCGCGCTCACGCTGTCGGACTTCCTCGGGCTGCCGGTGCAGGAGGCGCTCGCCTCCGAGACGCTCGTCGCGTTCGCCCTCCAGATCCCGCAGGGCCGGGCGTTCCTGCTGGTGACGGGCCTCGCCGCGGTGGTCGCGGCGGCGTGCGCCGCGCTGCACCGGCTGCCGTCGCCCGGCACGGTCCGGGTGGCGGCGCTCGTGCTCGCGGTCTTCGCGCTGCTGCCGCCCGCGTACGTGGGCCACTCGGCGACGGCGGCCGACCACAACCTCGCGGTGTCGAGCCTCATGCTGCACGTGGTGGCCGTCGCGGTCTGGACGGGCGGGCTCGCCGGGCTGCTGTCATGCCTGCGGAACGCGCCCGACCTCGACGGCCCGGTGCGCCGGTTCAGCGCGCTCGCGCTGGGCTGTTTCGTCGCCGCCGCGGTGTCCGGCCTCTACAACGCGTGGATCCGGCTCGATCCCCCGTCGATGCTCTGGGAGTCCCGGTACGGCCTGCTCGTGCTGGCCAAGCTCGCCGCGCTCGCCGTACTCGGCTGGTTCGGCGCCCGCCACCGGCGCCGGACGATCGCCCTGCTGACCGCCGATTCGGCGACCGGCACCGCCGCGACCGGACCCGGCACCGGGGCGGCGGAGCCCGTCCCGGACGGCCGGGCCAAGGCCACGGGCGGCGGGCCCGCCGCCCTGTCGCCGGACCCGCCTCCGCACGCCTCGGCCGGACCGGGCGCCAGGACGGCTCCCGGCACACCTGGGACCGCGCGGGCGCGGCGGCCCTTCCTGCGGCTCGCCGCCGGGGAGGTCGTGGTGATGGCGGCCGTGTTCGGGCTCGCGGTCGCGCTGTCGCGCACCCCGCCGCCGGACACCGGGGAGGTGTACGGGCAGGAGGGGCTGCTCGGCTACGCGCTGCGGCCGTTCACCGCGCTCAACCTGCTCGTCGAGGCGCGGCCGGACCCGCTCGTGCTGCTGCCGCTGCTCGGCGCGGCGATCGCCTACCTCGTGGGCGTGCGGCGGCTCGCCCGGGCCGGTCACCCCTGGCCCGCGGGCCGGACCGCGGCCTGGCTCGCCGGGCTCGTGCTGCTCGCCTACGCGCTCGCGGGCGGCGTCGGCGCGTACGCGCCCGCGATGTTCTCCGTCGCGGCCGTGCAGTACGCCGTGGCCGGGGTGGTCGCCCCGGCGCTGCTGGCCTTCGGCGCGCCGCTCACCCTCGCGCTCGCGGCGACGTCCGCGCCGGCCGCCCCGTTCCGTGGGCTGCCCCGCGCGGTCGAGACGGCGCCGCTGCTCCGCGTGCTCGCCCACCCGGCCGTCGCGCTCGCCGTGCACGCCGTGCCGTACCTGGTGCTGTTCCCGCTGGGCGGCTTCGGCGTGGTGCAGCCGGACCACGCGTGGCGGCTGCTCACCCAGGTCGTGCTGGCCGGCACCGGCGTGGTCTTCTTCGCGGTCGTGGCGGGCGTGGACCCGCTGCCGCGTCCGGTGCCGCTGTACACCCGGCTGCGGCTGCTCGGCTTCGCGCTCGCGGCGCACGCGGGCTGCGCGCTGTACGTGCTCGCCGGGCCGATCATGGCGGCCTCCTGGTACGGCAACCTCGCCCTGTCCTGGGCCCCGGTCCGGGACCTCGACCAGCGGGTCGGCGCGCTGCTCGGCCTCGGGCTGACCACGGCCGCGCTCGCGGCCCTCATCGTGACGCTGCTGCTGTGGCGGCACGCGGCCCGGCGCCGCCTGCGGCGGTCGGCCCGGACGCCGGTGCCCGGCTGA
- a CDS encoding MbtH family protein, with protein MSGNPFDDDNGTFYVLVNDEEQHSLWPTFREVPQGWRVVFGEDGGRPRQECLDYVERHWTDLRPKKLRERLAAGTAS; from the coding sequence GTGTCCGGGAATCCGTTCGACGACGACAACGGCACCTTCTACGTCCTGGTCAACGACGAGGAGCAGCACTCGTTGTGGCCGACGTTCCGCGAGGTGCCGCAGGGCTGGCGCGTCGTCTTCGGCGAGGACGGCGGCCGCCCCCGCCAGGAGTGCCTCGACTACGTCGAGAGGCACTGGACCGACCTGCGCCCGAAAAAACTGCGTGAGCGTCTTGCCGCGGGTACGGCAAGCTAG